The segment ACCGCAGGTTCAGCCAGGCGCGCAGCCCCGCCCGCGGCGGCGGCTGGTGCGGGTCCGGCAGCTCGTCCAGGTCCACCAGCCGCAGCCGCCGCCGCTCCACCCGGGCCACCACGATCCCGGAGAGGACCGTGGCGATGTATCCGGCGAAGCCGACGACCAGCACCGACAGGACGGTTCCGGCAAGCAGCAGCCCGACCACCGCAAGGATGGTCGCCGCACCGATCAGCGCTCCCCCGAGCAGGTACGCCAGCGACCGCCACGGCCAGGCCGAACGCAGGAACACCGTGGGCCGCAGGGTGAGCGCCTCCAAGGCGTTACGAACGGCCATGCCCGGCACGCTACCGGCCACCCTCCCGGCTGTAGGTAGTGCTGGGTATACCCCTGATCGTCGAGTCCGCGTGACTGTGCCCGGCCGCGCCGGGCGGTTGGCTGAGGGGCATGACGATACGAACGACCGCGGCTGTCGAGCTGCATGGGGTGACCAGGCGTTACGGCACCGGGGAGCGGGCGGTGGCCGCGCTGGACGGGGTGGACATCCGGTTCGAGCCGGGCACGTTCACGGCGGTGATGGGGCCGTCCGGGTCGGGCAAGTCGACGCTGCTGCACTGCGCGGCGGGGCTGGACCGGGTCAGCTCGGGCCGGGTGGTGATCGACGGCGTGCCGGTCGAAGGGCTCAGCGAACGGAATTTGACGAAGCTTCGCCGTACCCGGGTGGGTTTCGTCTTCCAGTCCTTCAACCTGGTGCCGGCGCTGACCGCGGCGCAGAACGTGGCGTTGCCGCTGCGCCTGGCCGGGCGGCGCCCGGCGCCGGGCGAGGTGAGCGCGGTGCTCGCCGAGGTGGGCCTGGCCGAGCGGGCCGGGCACCGGCCGTCCGAGCTGTCCGGCGGCCAGCAGCAGCGGGTGGCGATCGCCCGGGCGCTGGTCACCCGGCCGGCGGTGCTCTTCGCCGACGAGCCGACCGGCGCCCTGGACGCCACCTCCGGCAAGGAGGTGCTGCGGCTGCTGCGGGCCGCGGTGGACCGGCACGGCCAGACCATCGTGATGGTGACCCACGACCCGCTCGCCGCGGCGCACGCCGACCGGGTGCTGTTCCTGGCCGACGGCCGGGTGGTCGACGACGTGCAGGGCCCGGTCGACGTGGAGCAGGTCGCCCTGCACACCGCGCGCCTGGAAGCGGTGACCCGATGAGCGCGGCCGTAGCGATGGTGCGGCACCGGTTCGCGAGTTTCGCCGGCACGTTCGTCGCGGTGGCGCTGGGTGTGGCGGTGCTGGCCGGCTCGGCGACCCTGCATCTGAATTCGCAGCCGGTCGCGCCGGCCCGCTACGACGACGCCCCGGTGCTGGTGCAGCCGGCGACGGTCGGCATGAATCAGTACGGCGAGGAGGAACGCCCGCCCTGGACGGCGGCGGACGCGACGAAGCTGGCGGCCCGGCTGGCCGAGCTGCCCGGGGTCGCGGCGGCGGTGCCCGATCCCGCGTTCTACGTGCAGCGCCTGACCGGTGGCCGGGCGACCGGTGACGCGGAAGCGGCCCGCGTCGACGGGCACTCGTGGTCGTCCGCGCAGCTCGGCGGCTACCGGCTGACGGCGGGGCAGGCGCCGGGCAGAACGAGAGAGGTGGCGCTTGCCGGTGTCGCCCCGGGCACGCGGGTCGAGGTGCTGACCGCGGCCGGGCCGGAGTCGTGGACGGTCAGCGGCACTGTGGACGGACCCGGGTTCTACGTGGCGGACTCCGACGCGTTTCGGCGCGCGCCGGGCGTACCCCTCATCGGTCTGACGGTGACCGGTGATGAGGCGCAGGTGGCCGATGCCGCGCGCGCCCTGCTCAGCGGGGCCGGCACGGTCCGGACCGGGGCGGAACGGGACAAGTTGGAGGCCACGCACGTCACCCGGATCCGCTGGATCGGCGCCCAGTTGCTGATCGCGCTGGTCACGCTGAGTGCCTTCGCCACGATCTTCGTGGTCTCCTCGACCTGCGCGCTGAGCGCCGCTCAGCGGCGGCGCGAGCTGGGTCTGCTGCGTGCGGTGGGCGCGACCCCCGGTCAGGTGCGACGGCAGATGTACGCCGAAACCACCCTGATCGCCCTGCTGGGAGGCCTGGTCGGGGCACCGTTGGGCGCGCTGACCGCCCCGCTGCTGGCCGCCCCGATGGTCGACGCCGGTCTGGAGCCGGCCGGGTTCACGGTGACCTGGCAGCCGCTCGCCGTGTTCGGCGCAGCGTTACTCGGCGTGCTGGTCGCGCTCTGCGGCGTCGCCGTGGCAGCCCGCCGCGCGAGCCGGGTCCCGCCGCTGGACGCGCTGCGCGAGGCGGCCGTGGATCCGCGGGCGATGACCGCGTCCCGCTGGGTGTCCGGCCTGCTCGGAACGGCGGCGGGCGGCGCGCTGCTGGTGGCGATGCCGTCGATGCCGCTGGAGGCGCAGACCACCGCCGGGCTGGGCGCCGCGATGCTGCTGCTCAGCGCCGCCACCCTGCTCTCGCCGGTGCTGATCGGCCCGCTGGTGCGGCTGGTGGCCTGGCCGGTGCGCCGGACCGCGATCGGCATGCTGGTCCGCGAGGGCACCCTGACCGGGGTCCGCCGGGTCGCCGCGACGGCCGCTCCGGTGCTGGCCACGGTCGGTCTGACCGTGCTGCTGACCGGCACCATCGCGACCATCGAGGACGCGGCCGGCATCGACGAGGCCGCCGAGTACCCGGCGGCGAACCTGCTGGTTCCGGACGGCACGCCGGGCCTGACCGCGGCCGCGGTGGCCGGGCAGCCGGGCGAGTCGCGGCTGGAGACGCGGGTCCTGATCGCCGATGGTGGGCAGCTCACCAGCTATTACGCGGCCGGTGTGGCCGGCGCCGGGCCGGGTGCGGTCCTGGCCGGGGACACCGCCACCGAGCTGGGCGTCGAGGCCGGCAGCACGCTCGCGGTGCGCTGGCCGGACGGCAGCACGTCACAGACCCCGGTACGCGCCATCGACCGGAAAGCCCCCGCCCCGGTGGTGTTCCCCGCCGACCTGGTCCGCGAACGGGACCCGGCGGCGCTGACCTCGATGGTCGTCCTGGACGGCGACGCGACGGCCGCCCCCGGCGCCACCACCATGACGGTCGCCGAGTTCGTCCGGCA is part of the Actinoplanes sp. NBC_00393 genome and harbors:
- a CDS encoding ABC transporter ATP-binding protein — protein: MTIRTTAAVELHGVTRRYGTGERAVAALDGVDIRFEPGTFTAVMGPSGSGKSTLLHCAAGLDRVSSGRVVIDGVPVEGLSERNLTKLRRTRVGFVFQSFNLVPALTAAQNVALPLRLAGRRPAPGEVSAVLAEVGLAERAGHRPSELSGGQQQRVAIARALVTRPAVLFADEPTGALDATSGKEVLRLLRAAVDRHGQTIVMVTHDPLAAAHADRVLFLADGRVVDDVQGPVDVEQVALHTARLEAVTR
- a CDS encoding FtsX-like permease family protein codes for the protein MSAAVAMVRHRFASFAGTFVAVALGVAVLAGSATLHLNSQPVAPARYDDAPVLVQPATVGMNQYGEEERPPWTAADATKLAARLAELPGVAAAVPDPAFYVQRLTGGRATGDAEAARVDGHSWSSAQLGGYRLTAGQAPGRTREVALAGVAPGTRVEVLTAAGPESWTVSGTVDGPGFYVADSDAFRRAPGVPLIGLTVTGDEAQVADAARALLSGAGTVRTGAERDKLEATHVTRIRWIGAQLLIALVTLSAFATIFVVSSTCALSAAQRRRELGLLRAVGATPGQVRRQMYAETTLIALLGGLVGAPLGALTAPLLAAPMVDAGLEPAGFTVTWQPLAVFGAALLGVLVALCGVAVAARRASRVPPLDALREAAVDPRAMTASRWVSGLLGTAAGGALLVAMPSMPLEAQTTAGLGAAMLLLSAATLLSPVLIGPLVRLVAWPVRRTAIGMLVREGTLTGVRRVAATAAPVLATVGLTVLLTGTIATIEDAAGIDEAAEYPAANLLVPDGTPGLTAAAVAGQPGESRLETRVLIADGGQLTSYYAAGVAGAGPGAVLAGDTATELGVEAGSTLAVRWPDGSTSQTPVRAIDRKAPAPVVFPADLVRERDPAALTSMVVLDGDATAAPGATTMTVAEFVRQEIDEEGQLVDLFLWTLIGLTAGYTGIAVANTLLMATAARRGEFGALRLAGAGTGQVLRVVSAESLLAVVVGALLGGAVAGVSLLGVRAAVESELDQKIALVIPWPAAVAVTTGCAVVAVVAAAVPVLRRR